The Salvia miltiorrhiza cultivar Shanhuang (shh) chromosome 2, IMPLAD_Smil_shh, whole genome shotgun sequence DNA window AGAGGAGGGAATAATGACAATgaattattcatttttaaaaattttatgtcTCATCACAAGCGTGTGCACGTGCGGCGCACACGAGTGATTCTTATCTtaaatgtgtgtatatatatgtatccaTTTTAAATAGTTCCATTAAAAATCAATGTCGGCAGCATTATGTACAAATagggataaacaaaatataaagaCTATACTAGTATACATGTTGCAATTAAGATAATTTGTGGAAATTTGTATTCCCTCTGTctcacaaatcttgacacgaatcttgacacgtttggattcgacacgggaattaaggaattgtagattagtgttttaagtgtgtggttaataaaatataaaaatgataaagtaggagagagaatgtaataaaagtgataaagtaggagagaaaatgtaataattattacccaaaataaaaacgtatcaagattcgtgggacggatggagtacttaGAAAACAAGAAAATTTGTAGTGATTTTTAGGGTGGAAAATTTTCTTCTCAATTATCATAAGATGTGTGTTgaaaaaaatactcactttaTAAAAATACTTGGAACCTATCCATTTTATTAGCAAGGCCTCATTGGTTATTAGCTGCAATTATTGATTGTATGAAAATTGAATTATTTCGTGAGACAATTAACTTTGAGGAATGCGCTCATAGAAATATTTTAGCGAGCAACAttagtttatatttttgttagtaTTTCGATAATTTGtggatttaattattattatcgaAATTCAAGATACTTTTAATAATTCAATAGTTAAAACGTAACATAAATATGTAGTTGAAATTAGAGATTCGAAGCCAATGAATTTGAGATGGTGACCGGCAAGCAAATGTACTTTCATTGGTTGGTCCATCAATTCACTTTCCAACTCTACTAGAGTGAATTTTGTAGCGTAACTGAAAGCGAATAACTTTCCTCGTTTCATTCTAATagattcgttttttttttttgatattctcctaaaatatttttttttttaaataatgaagTTCTTTTCACACCACTTTTCTTCTAAAAATgaagtttcttaatcttcgtacTAAAAAATGTGAATCTATTATAATGTGAGGGAAGGAATGTGATTCTAAAATTTTATCGCagtaaaagtaaataaaataaaataaaacaacatATGTAATTATGACATAAGTGGTATTtggtaatatataatataagtgaaacattttaaattaaaaaaaaacaagagtTCTTTATTAAgaggaaataataataaaatatgtaatgatGGCATAAGTGTTGGTACATATAAGtgaaatatattttcttttaggGGAAGTCCAAAACTTTTAAAGACCAACAAGCTACTCTTGGGCCCAGATCCATGTTTTGGAGCCTTTGGGCCCATTAGGTCTCTTCTATGAGATTTAATAAATACTAAGATAATCATTTCAAACGTTGTTTAACATTGAATTATTGAATTGTTtcgaaattatataaaattaaattaattaaaattatttaatattaaattttatgcaTGCATAATTTAACtagatttcttttttcttaacTAGAAGGCAAGGGACCCGTCCCACTTCAATCCAACAAATCTTTTATGCAtgcataatttaattaaatttctttttttgggggAATAAAATTTAACtagatttcttttttcttaagGTAAGAATTTGATTACATTCTTTTTTggtatataatttaattaacttttGTTGAGGTAAGAATTTAATTAGATTTCTTGATTTTTTCTTAAAGAATTAGATTGCTTGATAAATACTATActtaaaaaacgaaaaaaaaataccaaattGCGCCAAAATACAGCTATTTTTGTTTTGGTATTTCTTAATCCACGAAACAAACAGCAGATTAGATTGAAGTCACTAATTGCAGATCTAAACAcatcaaaataagaaaaagaaaataaaaataaaaatctaattaTACTTTCACTGAGACAAATCGTCGAACACATTCGCCTGAAACTCAATCAACGCATCTTCGACAACCGCGGCGAGCTTCTAATTCCGGAGGCGGCAGCCACCACCGCAGCCCCAATCTTCCTCCCTCCCTTCACCAATTTCTTCTTTTCCCCCTTTCTCTCCACTTCATCACTACTCAAACTCGTCTTACCGCTCTTACTCCTCGTCCTCGCAGCCGCCGCAGCGCCTCCACTTTCTCCGCCGGCGTTGCTCGCCATCCCACTTTCCCTTGCCACCCTCTCAAAATCATCCCCCAGTTTCCTCACCGGGCCTCTCTTCGCCGCCACCACCTCCTCTTCCTCGTCCTCGTCCAGCAATCCGACCACCCGGCGCCGCTTAATCGCCACCGGAGCGCGCGGCGGGGAGGGAGTTTTATCGATCTCGTCCTCCTGGCGGCGAGAGGCGGCCGGTTTTGTGACGGATTTATTCGGAATTGGGGATCTCTTGAAGATCTGCTCCCGCTGCACGCGGAGCCTCTCGACGTTGCCCTCGATGCGGCCCTGGAGGCGGTGGCGCTTGACGTTGAGGCCGCCCATGGACCAGTGCGCCTCCTCCGCCCACGCCATGAGCGGATCCGTGACGGAGGGCGGCGGATCCACCCTCTCTTCGTTGAATTTGACGTCGGTGTAGAAGCGCGGCCGCGGCAGGCTGCTGCCGTAGAACTTTCCCGGACCTAATGCCACAACCATATCGCCGgcgctctctctcttcctcttcctctgtctctctctctctctctctctgttgaAGCGTGTAGATCTGGTTGAATGTGTGTGAGAGTGTGTGATGGAAGAGGCGTGAGTTTTGTAGGCGGCGGTGGTTAGGGATATGGCGGGAAAGTTGGCGCCATTGCATTCAACTCACCGCGCCAAACCCAAATTATACCTTTGATGCTATTTGCAAATTTTTGTAACTAATTCTTtaacttattaatttttattttttacttattatttttttccttttcattatatctatttttaatgttgtgaatttttttaaatttcttatttttcaatattcagttggtttattcacttttattatatatatatatataatatttgagATTATAtcgattttatattaatataaaaatatttttcgtgcattgAACAGAATGCAAACGTCAATAATACTGTTTATTAAAAAACTAGTTATGTTATAGAAATTATATTCTTGGCAAGAATGGTGGTATGAAATGCTGCCATACATATCCAAGTCATAGaagataaattaatattaaacaaatttattttgataactTTCTTCATAAACACAACATCACTAaaatattaaaactatataaattaaaattaaaaaaaggaaaatatggAAAAAGAAATTCTTCTTTTATCAAACCAACTTCTTCAATGATTGAGAAATAgcaatctttaaaaaaaatgataaaaaatttaGTACCTACTTTTCAAAAATCTTACTTATTTTTTCATGGAAGCTAAGAACTCAAAATTACGTAGTCTTACGCAGCAGCGCCTTCAACGCTCAACCAACTCCAAACACATGGAAAATCCAAGCCAACTTTCCGGCATCTCTGCCTCAATTCTGTTACGATTTCAGTTTTCAACTCACTCAAATTTGAAATCCGAACCTAAATTTGAAGCTCTCGCGAGAGTAATTTTTCTGTTGAGGGAAAAAACAAATATAGTATCAGAGAACTTAATTTCCGATCGAGAATCATCGTAGGTTTAATTATCTCTTCAGTTTTAAAATgtacggcggcggcggaggcggcgaggAGGAGGCGTACGCGGCGGCGGAGGTGGACGACGGAGCGGACGAGATATCGCAGGAGGACACGTGGACGGTGATCAGCTCGTATTTTGAGGAGAAGGGTTTGGTGAGGCAGCAATTGGACTCGTTCGACGAGTTCATACAGAACACCATGCAGGAGATTGTCGACGAGTCCGCACACATCGAGATCCGACCCGAATCGCAGCACAATCCCGGTCGGAGCTCTGAATTCGCCGAGGTCGGTGTTTCAATCCTCCTCCCCTCTTTTGCGTATTCAGGGACGCAGGAAAAATATTCTTTTAGTTTCTATGTTTTGAGAGTGAGATTTCggaaaagaaattttttttacGACTCTATTTGGTGATAGGATCGATCATTCACACAAAATGCATATAGTTTTTATGTTTGGTGGGGGCTTAAGCCCCCCTTGGCAGTGTATTTATGTTTTTGAATTTCGTGTGTTCAATTGGAAATGAAGTAAATAATTGATCTTGCTTAACTTTT harbors:
- the LOC131009976 gene encoding uncharacterized protein LOC131009976, with translation MVVALGPGKFYGSSLPRPRFYTDVKFNEERVDPPPSVTDPLMAWAEEAHWSMGGLNVKRHRLQGRIEGNVERLRVQREQIFKRSPIPNKSVTKPAASRRQEDEIDKTPSPPRAPVAIKRRRVVGLLDEDEEEEVVAAKRGPVRKLGDDFERVARESGMASNAGGESGGAAAAARTRSKSGKTSLSSDEVERKGEKKKLVKGGRKIGAAVVAAASGIRSSPRLSKMR